Proteins encoded together in one Nocardioides marinisabuli window:
- a CDS encoding VOC family protein — MSDYPRLLHTAIDATDARGLSEFYRHLLGLTYRPGDEPPPDGDEDEADWLVLVDGQGGRVLAIQEVEELAATTWPVPLIPMQMHLDFGVADRVTLELHRRRAEALGARLLLDRTHDDTEPLYVLADPAGHPFCLLVATED; from the coding sequence ATGAGCGACTACCCCCGGCTGCTGCACACCGCGATCGACGCCACGGACGCCCGCGGACTGTCCGAGTTCTACCGCCACCTGCTCGGCCTGACCTACCGCCCCGGTGACGAGCCCCCGCCCGACGGAGACGAGGACGAGGCGGACTGGCTCGTGCTGGTCGACGGCCAGGGCGGACGGGTGCTCGCGATCCAGGAGGTCGAGGAGCTCGCCGCGACGACCTGGCCGGTCCCCCTCATACCCATGCAGATGCACCTCGACTTCGGCGTCGCCGACCGCGTGACCCTCGAACTTCACCGCCGGCGCGCCGAGGCCCTGGGTGCCCGGCTGCTCCTCGACCGGACCCACGACGACACCGAACCGCTCTACGTGCTGGCCGATCCGGCCGGTCACCCGTTCTGCCTGCTCGTCGCCACAGAGGACTGA
- a CDS encoding PLP-dependent aminotransferase family protein: MVTSVSAARVAGLVGPFDRSPAYVGLADALTLLVGDGRIGYDVRLPSERELTEALGVSRTTVTRAYALLRESGYAVSRQGSGTFTRVPGGRARSHDRALLPGLDDRDAIDLNCAAAAAPAGLMQAYTEAIGDLPAHLGGHGYFPAGLPRLQQRIAASYDARGLPTDPDQVLVTPGALAAAAVVAQAFAGRGDRVLVESPVYPNATQALRNAGARLVPSAVDPDGWDLDAVGATLRDARPRLAYLVPDFQNPTGHVMGEEQRAAYAAHLRAAGTRAVVDEAHQALALDGQQMPAPFAAHSPATITIGSASKSFWGGLRLGWIRAPHDCVETLQEARLALDLGAPVLEQLTLARLLEHGSVLPGHRDQLREQRDRLVADLAQHLPEWRFHVPGGGLALWVELPSARGSALAAAAEQHGVIVAPGPVFAAEGGLDRFVRIPWTRRPDELTLAVERLALAWAEVRAAPVRRVRRGTRVMVA, translated from the coding sequence ATGGTCACCTCCGTGTCGGCCGCGCGGGTCGCCGGTCTCGTCGGCCCCTTCGACCGCTCCCCCGCCTACGTCGGGCTCGCCGACGCGCTGACCCTGCTGGTGGGCGACGGCCGCATCGGCTACGACGTGCGGCTGCCCAGCGAGCGCGAGCTCACCGAGGCCCTGGGGGTCTCCCGCACGACGGTGACCCGGGCCTACGCGCTGCTGCGCGAGAGCGGGTACGCCGTGTCGCGGCAGGGGTCGGGGACCTTCACGCGGGTGCCCGGCGGCCGCGCCCGCTCGCACGACCGCGCACTGCTGCCCGGTCTCGACGACCGCGACGCGATCGACCTCAACTGCGCTGCGGCGGCCGCGCCCGCGGGGCTGATGCAGGCCTACACCGAGGCGATCGGCGACCTGCCGGCCCACCTCGGCGGCCACGGCTACTTCCCGGCCGGGCTGCCCCGGCTCCAGCAGCGCATCGCAGCGTCGTACGACGCCCGGGGGCTGCCCACCGACCCCGACCAGGTGCTGGTCACGCCGGGGGCCCTGGCCGCGGCCGCGGTGGTGGCGCAGGCCTTCGCCGGGCGGGGCGACCGGGTGCTCGTCGAGTCGCCGGTCTACCCCAACGCCACCCAGGCGCTGCGCAACGCCGGTGCCCGGCTGGTCCCCTCCGCGGTCGACCCGGACGGGTGGGACCTCGACGCGGTCGGCGCCACGCTGCGCGACGCCCGGCCACGACTGGCCTACCTGGTACCCGACTTCCAGAACCCGACCGGCCACGTGATGGGCGAGGAGCAGCGCGCGGCGTACGCCGCCCACCTGCGCGCCGCCGGCACCCGCGCGGTGGTCGACGAGGCGCACCAGGCACTGGCGCTCGACGGGCAGCAGATGCCGGCACCGTTCGCCGCCCACTCCCCCGCCACCATCACCATCGGCAGCGCCAGCAAGAGCTTCTGGGGCGGGCTGCGGCTGGGGTGGATCCGCGCCCCGCACGACTGCGTCGAGACGCTGCAGGAGGCGCGTCTGGCGCTCGACCTGGGCGCGCCGGTGCTCGAGCAGCTGACCCTCGCGCGGCTCCTGGAGCACGGCTCGGTGCTGCCGGGCCACCGCGACCAGCTGCGCGAGCAGCGCGACCGGCTGGTCGCCGACCTCGCCCAGCACCTGCCCGAGTGGCGCTTCCACGTGCCGGGGGGCGGGCTGGCGCTGTGGGTCGAGCTGCCCTCGGCCCGCGGCAGCGCCCTCGCCGCCGCCGCCGAGCAGCACGGCGTCATCGTCGCCCCCGGCCCGGTCTTCGCCGCCGAGGGCGGCCTCGACCGCTTCGTCCGCATCCCCTGGACCCGCCGCCCCGACGAGCTCACCCTCGCCGTCGAGCGCCTCGCCCTCGCCTGGGCCGAGGTCCGCGCCGCCCCCGTCAGGCGGGTCCGCCGCGGGACCCGGGTCATGGTCGCCTGA
- a CDS encoding YczE/YyaS/YitT family protein, with protein MLLADLGPIAQLRAGRLGRRLPQLYVGLWLYGVSLAMMVRADLGAAPWDVLHLGIARYVPLSLGEVLIVVSLLVLLLWIPLREVPGLGTISNALVIGIAADATLAVLERPDEMWLRIVLMVVGVLGNGAATAFYIGAQLGRGPRDGLMTGLHRRTGVSLRVVRTGLEVTVVAIGLLLGGVAGIGTVLYALSIGPVTQALLPALTVRLPAPVDPPEVDPVTTTASSR; from the coding sequence ATGCTCCTCGCCGACCTCGGACCCATCGCCCAGCTCCGCGCTGGCCGCCTGGGTCGCCGCCTGCCCCAGCTCTACGTCGGCCTGTGGCTGTACGGCGTCTCGCTGGCCATGATGGTGCGCGCCGACCTCGGCGCCGCCCCGTGGGACGTGCTGCACCTCGGCATCGCCCGCTACGTGCCGCTGAGCCTGGGCGAGGTGCTGATCGTGGTCAGCCTGCTGGTGCTGCTGCTGTGGATCCCGCTGCGCGAGGTGCCGGGCCTGGGCACGATCTCCAACGCGCTGGTCATCGGCATCGCCGCCGACGCGACGCTCGCGGTGCTGGAGCGGCCCGACGAGATGTGGCTGCGGATCGTGCTCATGGTCGTCGGGGTGCTCGGCAACGGCGCCGCGACCGCCTTCTACATCGGCGCCCAGCTCGGCCGCGGGCCGCGCGACGGGCTGATGACCGGGCTGCACCGGCGCACCGGCGTCTCCCTGCGCGTGGTGCGCACCGGGCTCGAGGTCACCGTGGTCGCGATCGGCCTGCTGCTCGGCGGGGTCGCCGGCATCGGCACCGTGCTCTACGCCCTGAGCATCGGCCCGGTCACCCAGGCCCTGCTGCCCGCGCTGACCGTGCGGCTGCCGGCCCCCGTGGACCCGCCCGAGGTCGACCCGGTGACGACTACCGCTTCGTCGCGATGA
- a CDS encoding O-methyltransferase: MSAPPELPDVVRRAFEVSRRAGYVSFCRNETGRLLATLAATREGTMAEFGTGCGVGTAWLRSGVRGQDARIVTAELDPRLARAAGEIFEDDPLVEVLAADWSTLLDKGPFSLLFLDSGQPGEVGVDAIADLVADGGVVVLDDFTPCEQWPPVTYGRVDVLREQWLTDPRFTAVEVMVASDASTIIATKR, translated from the coding sequence ATGAGTGCCCCACCCGAGCTGCCCGACGTCGTACGCCGGGCCTTCGAGGTCTCGCGCCGCGCCGGCTACGTGTCGTTCTGCCGCAACGAGACCGGTCGGCTGCTGGCGACGCTGGCCGCCACCCGCGAGGGCACGATGGCCGAGTTCGGCACCGGCTGCGGGGTCGGCACGGCCTGGCTGCGCAGCGGGGTGCGCGGGCAGGACGCCCGCATCGTCACCGCCGAGCTCGACCCGCGCCTGGCCCGGGCGGCCGGCGAGATCTTCGAGGACGACCCGTTGGTGGAGGTGCTGGCCGCCGACTGGTCGACCCTGCTCGACAAGGGCCCCTTCTCGCTGCTGTTCCTCGACTCGGGCCAGCCCGGCGAGGTCGGGGTCGACGCGATCGCCGACCTGGTCGCCGACGGCGGCGTCGTGGTGCTCGACGACTTCACGCCCTGCGAGCAGTGGCCGCCGGTGACCTACGGCCGCGTCGACGTGCTGCGCGAGCAGTGGCTCACCGACCCGCGCTTCACCGCCGTCGAGGTGATGGTCGCCTCCGACGCCTCCACGATCATCGCGACGAAGCGGTAG
- a CDS encoding 3-isopropylmalate dehydrogenase: MTSTPAATGPVTLAVIPGDGIGQEVTAEALKVLEVASPAGVTFEQTRYDLGAERYLATGEVLPDTVLGEIREHDAILLGAVGGKPNDPNLPPGILERGLLLRLRFELDHYVNLRPSRIFPGVTSPLSRDVLGDDEVDFVVVREGTEGPYTGNGGALRVGTPAEVATEVSVNTAYGVERVVRDAFARAEKRPRKKLTLVHKTNVLVHAGAVWWRLTQQVAAEHPDVTVDYMHIDAAMIHMTTNPQRFDVIVTDNLFGDIITDLAGAISGGIGLAASGNINPDRTAPSMFEPVHGSAPDIAGQQIADPTAAILSTALLLDHLGHPEAAARIEDAVLADLAERGTARRRTPEVGDAVAKRVAG, translated from the coding sequence ATGACCTCCACTCCTGCCGCCACCGGTCCCGTCACGCTCGCCGTCATCCCCGGCGACGGCATCGGGCAGGAGGTGACCGCCGAGGCCCTCAAGGTCCTCGAGGTCGCCTCACCGGCGGGAGTCACCTTCGAGCAGACCCGCTACGACCTCGGCGCGGAGCGCTACCTCGCGACCGGCGAGGTGCTGCCCGACACCGTGCTCGGCGAGATCCGCGAGCACGACGCCATCCTGCTCGGCGCGGTGGGCGGCAAGCCCAACGACCCGAACCTGCCCCCGGGCATCCTCGAGCGCGGGCTGCTGCTGCGGCTGCGCTTCGAGCTCGACCACTACGTCAACCTGCGCCCCTCGCGGATCTTCCCCGGCGTCACCTCGCCGCTGAGCCGCGACGTGCTCGGCGACGACGAGGTCGACTTCGTCGTGGTGCGCGAGGGCACCGAGGGCCCCTACACCGGCAACGGCGGCGCGCTGCGCGTCGGCACCCCGGCCGAGGTCGCCACCGAGGTCTCGGTCAACACGGCGTACGGCGTGGAGCGGGTCGTGCGCGACGCCTTCGCCCGCGCCGAGAAGCGCCCCCGCAAGAAGCTGACCCTGGTCCACAAGACCAACGTGCTCGTGCACGCCGGCGCGGTGTGGTGGCGGCTGACCCAGCAGGTCGCCGCCGAGCACCCCGACGTCACCGTCGACTACATGCACATCGACGCGGCGATGATCCACATGACCACCAACCCGCAGCGCTTCGACGTGATCGTCACCGACAACCTCTTCGGCGACATCATCACCGACCTGGCCGGCGCCATCAGCGGCGGCATCGGGCTCGCGGCCTCGGGCAACATCAACCCCGATCGCACCGCGCCGTCGATGTTCGAGCCGGTGCACGGCTCGGCGCCCGACATCGCCGGCCAGCAGATCGCCGACCCCACCGCCGCGATCCTCTCCACCGCGCTGCTGCTGGACCACCTCGGCCACCCCGAGGCCGCGGCCCGCATCGAGGACGCCGTGCTGGCCGACCTCGCCGAGCGCGGCACGGCCCGGCGTCGTACGCCCGAGGTGGGCGACGCCGTCGCCAAGCGCGTGGCGGGCTGA
- a CDS encoding branched-chain amino acid aminotransferase has protein sequence MEISVTRNPAPVPDDRLAEILANPGFGTHFTDHMFTVEWTPEKGWHDARITPYGPLTLDPATAVLHYAQETFEGMKAYRHEDGSVWAFRPEQNAERMARSSHRLALPVLETEDFLAAVRALVEVDERWVPDQGGEKSLYLRPFMFASEKFLGVRPAQHVTFMVIASPAGAYFKGGLKPVSLWLTEEYTRAGRGGMGAAKTGGNYASSLVAQQEATAHSCDQVVFLDAQEMRYVEELGGMNMYFLHDDGTIVTPATGTILEGITRASIIELAAKLGHRVEERRFSVEEWREGVESGRIREIFACGTAAVVTPVGTLKHAGGEVAAPADTGPAGGELTQRIRQALVDIQFGRAEDSFGWMHRIV, from the coding sequence ATGGAGATCAGCGTCACCCGCAACCCCGCGCCCGTCCCCGACGACCGGCTGGCCGAGATCCTGGCCAACCCCGGGTTCGGGACCCACTTCACCGACCACATGTTCACGGTGGAGTGGACCCCCGAGAAGGGCTGGCACGACGCGCGGATCACGCCGTACGGGCCGCTGACCCTCGACCCGGCCACCGCGGTGCTGCACTACGCGCAGGAGACCTTCGAGGGGATGAAGGCCTACCGGCACGAGGACGGGTCGGTGTGGGCGTTCCGTCCCGAGCAGAACGCCGAGCGGATGGCGCGCTCGAGCCACCGCCTGGCGCTGCCGGTGCTGGAGACCGAGGACTTCCTGGCCGCGGTGCGCGCGCTGGTCGAGGTCGACGAGCGCTGGGTGCCCGACCAGGGCGGCGAGAAGAGCCTCTACCTGCGCCCCTTCATGTTCGCCTCGGAGAAGTTCCTCGGCGTGCGCCCGGCCCAGCACGTGACCTTCATGGTCATCGCGAGCCCGGCGGGTGCCTACTTCAAGGGCGGGCTGAAGCCGGTGAGCTTGTGGCTCACCGAGGAGTACACCCGCGCCGGTCGCGGCGGCATGGGCGCGGCCAAGACGGGCGGCAACTACGCCTCGTCGCTGGTCGCCCAGCAGGAGGCCACCGCGCACAGCTGCGACCAGGTGGTCTTCCTCGACGCGCAGGAGATGCGCTACGTCGAGGAGCTCGGCGGCATGAACATGTACTTCCTGCACGACGACGGCACGATCGTGACCCCCGCGACCGGCACGATCCTCGAGGGCATCACCCGCGCCTCGATCATCGAGCTGGCCGCCAAGCTCGGCCACCGCGTCGAGGAGCGCCGCTTCTCGGTCGAGGAGTGGCGCGAGGGCGTGGAGTCGGGCCGGATCCGCGAGATCTTCGCCTGCGGCACCGCCGCCGTGGTCACGCCGGTCGGCACGCTCAAGCACGCCGGGGGAGAGGTGGCCGCGCCCGCGGACACCGGTCCCGCCGGGGGCGAGCTGACCCAGCGCATCCGCCAGGCGCTCGTCGACATCCAGTTCGGCCGCGCCGAGGACTCCTTCGGGTGGATGCACCGCATCGTGTGA
- a CDS encoding FecCD family ABC transporter permease: MTSTLAAPSRPASRHLVTVLGLLVLLAVALAASLALGARDVSPAQVWAALVDPVAGDNDHLVVRDLRVPRTLVGLVGGAALGVAGALMQGVTRNPIADPGLLGLNSGASLAVLVAISGLGVTSASGYLWFAFAGAALAAVVVYGAASLGFEGVTPVKLALVGAAFTATATSLITVLLLADTQALDDYRFWQVGSLANRPLDVLLTVLPFVLVGLALALAAGRVLNALALGDDVARGLGQDVARGRLLVVLAVVLLCGSAVSMVGPIAFVGLAVPHLARALVGPDHRWIVVLSALLGPVLLIAADVVGRLVVRPGELEAGLVVALVGAPVLLLIVRRSRAVAA; encoded by the coding sequence GTGACCTCGACCCTGGCCGCGCCGTCGCGCCCTGCCTCGCGGCACCTCGTGACGGTGCTGGGGCTGCTCGTGCTCCTGGCGGTCGCGCTGGCCGCCAGCCTCGCGCTGGGTGCGCGCGACGTCTCGCCGGCCCAGGTCTGGGCCGCGCTGGTCGACCCGGTGGCCGGCGACAACGACCACCTGGTGGTGCGCGACCTGCGGGTGCCGCGCACCCTCGTCGGGCTGGTGGGCGGCGCCGCGCTCGGCGTCGCCGGCGCCCTGATGCAGGGCGTGACCCGCAACCCCATCGCCGACCCCGGGCTCCTCGGGCTCAACTCGGGGGCCTCGCTGGCGGTGCTGGTGGCCATCTCGGGCCTCGGCGTCACCTCGGCCTCGGGCTACCTGTGGTTCGCCTTCGCCGGAGCCGCGCTGGCCGCCGTCGTGGTCTACGGCGCGGCCTCCCTGGGCTTCGAGGGGGTCACGCCGGTCAAGCTGGCCCTGGTCGGCGCGGCGTTCACCGCGACGGCGACCTCGCTGATCACCGTGCTGCTGCTCGCCGACACCCAGGCCCTCGACGACTACCGCTTCTGGCAGGTCGGGTCGCTGGCCAACCGGCCCCTCGACGTGCTGCTCACCGTGCTGCCCTTCGTGCTGGTCGGCCTCGCGCTCGCGCTCGCCGCGGGCCGGGTGCTCAACGCCCTCGCGCTCGGCGACGACGTCGCGCGCGGCCTGGGCCAGGACGTCGCCCGCGGCCGGCTGCTGGTGGTGCTGGCGGTGGTGCTGCTGTGCGGGTCGGCCGTCTCCATGGTGGGGCCCATCGCGTTCGTGGGCCTGGCCGTGCCGCACCTGGCCCGCGCGCTGGTCGGCCCCGACCACCGCTGGATCGTGGTGCTCTCGGCCCTGCTGGGCCCGGTGCTGCTGATCGCCGCCGACGTCGTGGGCCGGCTCGTGGTGCGCCCCGGTGAGCTCGAGGCCGGGCTGGTCGTGGCGCTGGTGGGCGCGCCGGTCCTGCTGCTGATCGTGCGTCGCTCGCGGGCGGTGGCCGCATGA
- a CDS encoding iron chelate uptake ABC transporter family permease subunit gives MLLYAVAWRGGMTGHRFVLSGIGVAYVCAAVVGYLLTRSEVNQAQVALRWMAGSLAQAEWSLVQVLAGALAVLVPMVALVARRLDLLLLGDDQAGSLGLRPEAVRACVIALGVALACAATAAAGPVAFVAFVAAPVARRLLRDGSLALVESALVGVVLVVGADLVAQHLLPGDLSVPVGVVTGAVGGPYLIWLMATGGTRRE, from the coding sequence GTGCTGCTGTACGCCGTCGCGTGGCGGGGCGGCATGACCGGTCACCGCTTCGTGCTCTCGGGCATCGGCGTGGCCTACGTCTGCGCGGCGGTGGTCGGCTACCTGCTGACCCGCAGCGAGGTGAACCAGGCCCAGGTGGCGCTGCGCTGGATGGCCGGCAGCCTGGCCCAGGCCGAGTGGTCGCTGGTGCAGGTGCTGGCCGGGGCGCTGGCGGTGCTGGTGCCGATGGTGGCCCTGGTCGCGCGGCGCCTCGACCTGCTGCTGCTCGGCGACGACCAGGCCGGGAGCCTGGGCCTGCGGCCCGAGGCGGTGCGCGCCTGCGTCATCGCGCTCGGTGTGGCGCTGGCCTGCGCGGCGACCGCGGCGGCCGGCCCGGTGGCGTTCGTGGCCTTCGTGGCCGCACCGGTCGCCCGCCGGCTGCTGCGCGACGGCAGCCTGGCGCTGGTGGAGTCGGCGCTGGTCGGCGTGGTCCTGGTGGTGGGCGCCGACCTGGTCGCCCAGCACCTGCTGCCCGGCGACCTGTCCGTGCCCGTCGGGGTCGTCACCGGCGCGGTCGGCGGGCCCTACCTGATCTGGCTGATGGCGACCGGAGGAACCCGACGTGAGTGA
- a CDS encoding ABC transporter ATP-binding protein codes for MSEEQRMEAAAAPPRLVAHGVHLAYDQRRVVHGVDLAVPTGRVTVIVGANGCGKSTLLRGLGRILRPVEGVVELDGHDLHRMRAREVASVLGLLPQQPVAPEGISVGDLVGRGRHPHQGAFGRWSADDADAVARALALTDTHDLAARRVEELSGGQRQRVWVAMMLAQDPHVLLLDEPTTYLDIAHQVDVLDLLADLNEERGTTVVMVLHDLNLAARYADHLVVMAAGRVVREGPPADVLDEDCVREAFGLVARVVADPVTGCPMVVPAGVRERRGLACSKVSLT; via the coding sequence GTGAGTGAGGAGCAGCGGATGGAGGCAGCGGCAGCGCCGCCCCGGCTGGTGGCGCACGGCGTGCACCTGGCCTACGACCAGCGCCGGGTGGTGCACGGCGTCGACCTCGCGGTCCCGACCGGGCGGGTCACGGTGATCGTCGGCGCCAACGGCTGCGGCAAGTCGACCCTGCTGCGCGGCCTGGGCCGGATCCTGCGCCCGGTGGAGGGCGTCGTCGAGCTCGACGGGCACGACCTGCACCGGATGCGCGCCCGCGAGGTCGCCTCGGTGCTGGGGCTGCTGCCCCAGCAGCCGGTCGCCCCCGAGGGCATCAGCGTCGGCGACCTGGTCGGGCGGGGGCGGCACCCCCACCAGGGCGCCTTCGGGCGCTGGAGCGCCGACGACGCCGACGCGGTGGCGCGGGCGCTGGCCCTGACCGACACCCACGACCTGGCCGCCCGCCGGGTCGAGGAGCTCTCCGGAGGGCAGCGCCAGCGGGTGTGGGTCGCCATGATGCTCGCCCAGGACCCGCACGTCCTGCTGCTCGACGAGCCCACGACGTACCTCGACATCGCCCACCAGGTCGACGTCCTGGACCTGCTCGCCGACCTCAACGAGGAGCGCGGCACCACCGTGGTGATGGTGCTGCACGACCTGAACCTGGCCGCGCGCTACGCCGACCACCTGGTGGTGATGGCGGCCGGCCGGGTCGTGCGCGAGGGGCCGCCGGCCGACGTGCTCGACGAGGACTGCGTGCGCGAGGCGTTCGGCCTCGTGGCCCGCGTGGTCGCCGACCCGGTGACCGGCTGCCCGATGGTGGTCCCGGCGGGGGTCCGGGAGCGTCGAGGTCTGGCTTGCAGTAAGGTTAGCCTCACCTAA
- a CDS encoding iron-siderophore ABC transporter substrate-binding protein, which yields MAGLLVLPLAACGSDDAAEETRSDDAAGAEDFEPVTVEHAFGATEVTERPERVVTWGWGTPDAVLALGVVPVAMEKLSYGASEEGFMPWQEEAFEELDAGQPTALTPGEAPPFEEIAAAAPDVILASYSGITEADYDKLTQIAPTVAYPDEPWSTPWRDVITTVGEVLGQDEEAEQVLADIDADVAAAAEAHPEFEGTSIAAVAIDPGAFYVYSAADPRVQFLEDLGFTVAPSVDELDTGESTFYYTLSTENVDRLESDVLLSYAATQERADEIAEDPTYQTMEQFQEGHVATVAGEAVVSSVSPPTALSLTYSLDTFVDALAGAVSTD from the coding sequence GTGGCGGGCCTGCTGGTCCTGCCCCTGGCCGCCTGCGGCAGCGACGACGCTGCTGAGGAGACCCGGTCCGACGACGCCGCCGGTGCCGAGGACTTCGAGCCGGTCACCGTCGAGCACGCCTTCGGTGCCACCGAGGTCACCGAGCGCCCCGAGCGTGTCGTCACCTGGGGCTGGGGCACTCCCGACGCCGTGCTGGCCCTGGGCGTGGTGCCCGTGGCCATGGAGAAGCTCAGCTACGGCGCCTCCGAGGAGGGGTTCATGCCGTGGCAGGAGGAGGCCTTCGAGGAGCTCGACGCCGGGCAGCCCACCGCGCTGACGCCCGGCGAGGCGCCGCCGTTCGAGGAGATCGCCGCCGCGGCCCCCGACGTGATCCTGGCCAGCTACTCCGGCATCACCGAGGCCGACTACGACAAGCTCACCCAGATCGCCCCGACCGTGGCCTACCCCGACGAGCCGTGGAGCACCCCCTGGCGCGACGTGATCACCACCGTGGGCGAGGTCCTGGGCCAGGACGAGGAGGCCGAGCAGGTGCTCGCCGACATCGACGCCGACGTGGCCGCCGCGGCTGAGGCGCACCCCGAGTTCGAGGGCACCAGCATCGCTGCGGTCGCCATCGACCCGGGCGCCTTCTACGTCTACAGCGCCGCCGACCCGCGCGTGCAGTTCCTCGAGGACCTCGGCTTCACCGTCGCGCCGAGCGTCGACGAGCTCGACACGGGCGAGAGCACCTTCTACTACACGCTCAGCACCGAGAACGTCGACCGGCTCGAGTCCGACGTGCTGCTGTCCTACGCCGCCACGCAGGAGCGGGCCGACGAGATCGCCGAGGACCCGACGTACCAGACCATGGAGCAGTTCCAGGAGGGGCACGTGGCCACCGTCGCGGGCGAGGCCGTCGTCTCCTCGGTCTCGCCGCCGACCGCGCTGTCGCTGACCTACAGCCTCGACACGTTCGTCGACGCCCTGGCCGGTGCCGTCTCCACCGACTGA
- a CDS encoding serine/threonine protein kinase: MSTSPGSDALATVGGYTLLTKIGEGGMGVVHLARRPGGDRVALKVLRPQVVGGDEARQRLEREVASLSRVRSRWVAEVLDADPWGDVPYVATRYVPGLSLHDHVVEEGPLTGRDLVWFAGCLAEGLASVHEVGVLHRDVKPSNVLMEGRTPILIDFGLARVADDPRLTHTGWLIGTPGYLAPEILYGDDASTASDVHSWAATVAYAGTGRAPFGRGPSMAVMDRVRRGEHDLHGLRGDLHDVVEAALDPDPQRRPSLGEILDWLRPQSTQVRRRPVPGPLPEAVETAPMRAAAWPEEATRVEREPEPDDTWVEDRPAEDWPAEDWPAEDWPDEGPHTMLLPWDDEPAAPRVPAGERLRRGLLTLGVGAAVAVGVAAVPYAGLATVLVVVWLLRSGSLAGSRVGERRALRGRRWYDAPVVLVRAPWDLLRSIPSTLVLQLWALGLAAAAGLLCYAVAAGPTTTLLAGAGTLVLGLWWGPGGSRVRSPLGRVVRPLSAAPGRWVAALLLVAAGAGAAAYTLETRGPWWVPAQDQPIGSRDAAPTGVVGGTLEHVQHHASIIR, from the coding sequence GTGAGCACCTCGCCGGGCAGTGACGCCCTCGCCACCGTCGGCGGCTACACGCTGCTGACCAAGATCGGCGAGGGCGGCATGGGCGTGGTGCACCTGGCCCGCCGACCCGGCGGCGACCGGGTGGCCCTCAAGGTGCTGCGGCCCCAGGTCGTCGGCGGCGACGAGGCCCGCCAGCGCCTCGAGCGCGAGGTCGCCTCGCTGTCGCGGGTGCGCAGCCGGTGGGTCGCCGAGGTGCTCGACGCCGACCCGTGGGGCGACGTGCCGTACGTCGCCACCCGCTACGTGCCCGGGCTCTCGCTGCACGACCACGTCGTCGAGGAGGGTCCGCTCACGGGCCGCGACCTCGTCTGGTTCGCCGGGTGCCTGGCCGAGGGGCTGGCCTCGGTCCACGAGGTCGGGGTGCTGCACCGTGACGTCAAGCCCTCCAACGTGCTGATGGAGGGGCGCACCCCGATCCTCATCGACTTCGGCCTGGCCCGGGTCGCCGACGACCCCCGCCTCACCCACACCGGGTGGCTCATCGGCACCCCGGGCTACCTGGCCCCGGAGATCCTCTACGGCGACGACGCCAGCACCGCCTCCGACGTGCACTCGTGGGCGGCCACGGTCGCCTACGCCGGCACCGGCCGGGCCCCCTTCGGGCGGGGGCCGTCGATGGCGGTGATGGACCGGGTGCGCCGCGGCGAGCACGACCTCCACGGGTTGCGCGGCGACCTGCACGACGTCGTCGAGGCCGCCCTCGACCCCGACCCGCAGCGCCGGCCGAGCCTGGGGGAGATCCTCGACTGGCTGCGCCCGCAGTCGACCCAGGTGCGCCGGCGCCCGGTGCCCGGGCCGCTGCCCGAGGCCGTCGAGACCGCGCCGATGCGCGCCGCCGCGTGGCCCGAGGAGGCCACGCGCGTCGAGCGCGAGCCGGAGCCCGACGACACCTGGGTCGAGGACCGGCCCGCGGAGGACTGGCCCGCGGAGGACTGGCCCGCGGAGGACTGGCCCGACGAGGGTCCGCACACCATGCTCCTGCCCTGGGACGACGAACCGGCGGCCCCGCGGGTGCCGGCGGGGGAGCGGCTGCGGCGAGGCCTGCTCACCCTGGGGGTCGGCGCCGCCGTCGCGGTGGGCGTCGCCGCCGTGCCCTATGCCGGGCTCGCGACGGTGCTGGTGGTCGTCTGGCTGCTGCGCAGCGGGTCCCTGGCCGGCAGCCGCGTCGGCGAGCGCCGGGCCCTGCGCGGCCGGCGCTGGTACGACGCCCCGGTCGTGCTGGTGCGCGCGCCGTGGGACCTGCTGCGCTCCATCCCCTCCACGCTCGTGCTCCAGCTGTGGGCCCTCGGCCTCGCCGCGGCGGCCGGGCTGCTGTGCTACGCGGTCGCCGCCGGCCCCACCACGACGCTGCTGGCCGGGGCGGGCACGCTGGTGCTGGGGCTGTGGTGGGGCCCGGGCGGCTCGCGGGTGCGCTCGCCGCTGGGTCGTGTGGTGCGGCCGCTCTCGGCCGCCCCGGGGCGCTGGGTCGCGGCGCTGCTGCTGGTCGCGGCGGGCGCCGGGGCGGCGGCGTACACGCTGGAGACGCGGGGGCCCTGGTGGGTGCCGGCGCAGGACCAGCCGATCGGATCGCGAGACGCCGCGCCGACCGGCGTGGTCGGTGGCACACTCGAGCACGTGCAGCACCACGCCTCCATCATTCGCTAG